In Paenarthrobacter nicotinovorans, one DNA window encodes the following:
- a CDS encoding TetR/AcrR family transcriptional regulator: protein MRISTVDRRQQLIDAAIRVIRRDGVESASLRTIASEAKASLAAVHVCFTNKDELMQAAAAELLQQLVRSIPRVVDGSEDVRAIAHRVMDLFWAQMVSDELNILAQFEIGIWAKRNPHHGDLSRTVYSDYEKEISKLLVAAAKRQKQTIAARNVARALIVIMDGCSLQYFADPSDPRHKDLCDNLVDAYLDRVGL, encoded by the coding sequence TTGCGTATTTCCACGGTGGATCGTCGCCAACAGCTCATCGACGCAGCTATTCGTGTAATTAGGCGGGATGGAGTCGAAAGTGCCAGCCTAAGAACGATAGCCAGCGAAGCAAAAGCTTCTCTAGCAGCCGTGCACGTTTGCTTCACGAACAAAGATGAGCTCATGCAGGCAGCTGCCGCAGAGCTGCTTCAGCAACTGGTCCGGTCCATTCCGCGCGTGGTCGACGGCTCGGAGGACGTTCGAGCTATCGCGCATCGGGTCATGGACTTGTTTTGGGCCCAGATGGTTTCAGACGAGTTGAATATCCTGGCCCAATTTGAAATAGGGATCTGGGCGAAGCGTAACCCGCATCACGGTGACCTGTCCCGCACCGTTTACAGCGACTACGAAAAGGAAATCTCAAAACTGCTGGTCGCCGCCGCAAAGCGACAGAAGCAGACCATAGCTGCTCGAAACGTTGCTAGGGCGCTGATTGTGATCATGGATGGATGCAGTCTTCAGTACTTTGCCGACCCATCCGACCCTCGCCACAAGGACCTCTGCGACAACCTCGTAGATGCATACCTCGATCGGGTAGGACTATAA
- a CDS encoding DUF4177 domain-containing protein: MQYVVLQVVLKEKLLGTGSGNLTSLEKAINDQAAKGYRLHTITTASSGSKGLGGGDRVQATMVFERL, encoded by the coding sequence ATGCAATATGTCGTGCTGCAAGTGGTGCTCAAAGAGAAGCTGCTGGGTACAGGTTCCGGAAACCTCACATCGCTGGAGAAAGCGATCAACGACCAAGCTGCGAAGGGATATCGGCTACACACCATAACTACTGCGAGTAGCGGCAGTAAGGGGCTCGGTGGCGGGGACCGCGTCCAGGCCACGATGGTGTTCGAACGCCTCTGA
- a CDS encoding PDDEXK nuclease domain-containing protein translates to MTPSEIELPAGYDQLLESLKKRVTGARAQAQRTVNTLLIELYWSLGSEILTLQDQQGWGSGVLKRLADDLRTAFPDMKGLSARNLQYMTAMVRAWDAEANVPQAVAHLPWGHIRTILDKATTAEERNWYAAAAAEYGWSRNVLLNMMMNRSMERTGTAPSNFTRQLASPDSELAQQMAKDPYNFEFLGLSGEVAERDLENALTNRITETLQELGPGFSFVGRQVHFDVDGDDYYIDLLFFHIEQLRYVVIELKTGRFRPAWAGQLNFYVALVDDVLRRDFHNETVGILICGTKNDRSVRYSLGRSTSPMAVAAYTYDKLPAAEQRALPTEGHLVAALEWADPDEGQSDPE, encoded by the coding sequence ATGACGCCTTCAGAAATTGAACTCCCGGCCGGATACGACCAGTTACTGGAGTCCCTGAAAAAACGCGTCACCGGCGCCAGAGCCCAGGCCCAACGCACAGTCAATACCCTACTCATTGAGCTCTATTGGTCATTAGGCAGTGAAATCCTCACCCTCCAGGACCAGCAAGGCTGGGGGAGCGGGGTCCTGAAACGGCTCGCCGACGACCTCCGGACGGCCTTCCCGGACATGAAGGGCCTCTCGGCAAGGAACCTGCAGTACATGACAGCCATGGTCCGGGCCTGGGACGCCGAAGCAAATGTGCCACAGGCTGTGGCACATTTGCCGTGGGGACACATCCGCACCATTCTCGACAAAGCCACCACCGCCGAAGAACGCAACTGGTACGCCGCCGCGGCCGCGGAATACGGCTGGTCACGCAATGTCCTGCTGAACATGATGATGAACCGCTCCATGGAGCGCACCGGAACGGCCCCCTCGAACTTCACCCGGCAACTCGCATCCCCGGACTCGGAACTGGCCCAGCAAATGGCCAAAGACCCTTACAACTTCGAATTCCTCGGGCTCTCCGGTGAAGTCGCAGAGCGCGACCTCGAAAACGCCCTCACGAACAGGATCACCGAAACGCTGCAGGAACTCGGACCCGGATTCTCCTTCGTCGGCCGGCAAGTCCACTTCGACGTCGACGGGGACGACTACTACATCGACCTCTTGTTCTTCCACATCGAGCAGCTCCGCTACGTGGTTATCGAACTGAAAACAGGCCGCTTCCGACCGGCCTGGGCCGGACAACTGAACTTCTACGTAGCTCTCGTCGATGATGTCCTGAGGCGCGATTTCCACAACGAAACCGTAGGAATCCTGATCTGCGGCACCAAGAACGACCGTAGTGTCAGGTACAGCCTCGGCCGCTCCACCTCACCCATGGCCGTCGCTGCCTACACCTACGACAAACTCCCAGCAGCAGAACAACGCGCACTGCCCACCGAAGGACACCTCGTCGCCGCACTGGAATGGGCCGATCCCGACGAAGGACAGTCCGACCCGGAATGA
- a CDS encoding 8-oxoguanine DNA glycosylase OGG fold protein, whose product MAADSTSAAYLLRDAAQAAVSDPKAAFLLFNPGRPALKYWGPNFFTKYLYFAGGGDLRHPSLIVDARVLATLYRTTGNTAFRPRSTSYSATSYLAACEVMQKWADELSSPERQVGADEVERWAFNAGRGWRQRTEPTEPLS is encoded by the coding sequence ATCGCAGCCGACTCCACCAGTGCAGCGTACCTCCTACGCGATGCAGCTCAGGCGGCAGTCAGTGACCCTAAAGCAGCGTTCCTGCTTTTCAACCCCGGCCGCCCTGCGTTGAAGTATTGGGGACCGAACTTCTTCACCAAGTACCTCTACTTCGCCGGAGGCGGTGATCTCCGCCATCCGAGCCTAATCGTAGACGCCCGGGTTCTCGCGACTCTCTACCGCACCACAGGAAACACAGCGTTTCGACCCCGTTCCACGAGCTACTCAGCCACTTCCTACCTTGCAGCGTGCGAAGTGATGCAGAAATGGGCAGACGAATTGTCGTCCCCTGAGCGACAAGTAGGTGCCGACGAAGTGGAACGTTGGGCATTCAATGCCGGTCGCGGATGGCGGCAAAGAACCGAACCCACAGAGCCCCTGAGCTGA
- a CDS encoding ATP-binding protein, with protein MARIRLLTAKTSKTVKPATTSDTMAPRQAREAGPGARGWPGRGGGMARLVPSVKEYRGTTVQVCGLWPFSSGASSPMIGVPLGRHEETQATVCCDPISWFQRARLISNPSAFILGKPGLGKSTVVRRMFIGLSAQGVHPLILGDLKGEHVKAVRALGGQVIRLGRGVGYLNILDPGQAVEAAQLLEDHGYFEDAARVRADAHGRRLAMVVSLITISRNNPPSDQEQTILDRALRILDDRFEGVPVLKDLLEVIVSAPEELREVALDRGDLAVYQQETRALEATLLGLTGGGKLGEIFSRHTSEPMYRDRAVVFDVSSIDETETDLQAAVLLACWSYGFGTVNVANALADAGLEPRRNYFVVLDELWRALRAGKGMVDRVDALTRLNRSVGVGQIMISHTMSDLLALPAEEDRMKARGFVERSGMVICGGLPASEMPQLTSAIPLSRQEQQKLIGWQDPPAWDSRGADVEPPGRGKFLIKVGGRPGIPVQVSLTSLETGPEGVNDTNTKWITSQEMLLQPAPAVIDEGDTA; from the coding sequence ATGGCACGCATAAGGCTTTTGACAGCAAAGACGTCAAAGACAGTAAAACCAGCAACAACATCGGACACCATGGCCCCGAGGCAGGCCCGCGAGGCTGGTCCCGGGGCCCGTGGTTGGCCGGGCCGGGGCGGGGGCATGGCCCGGCTCGTCCCTTCGGTGAAGGAGTACCGGGGGACGACGGTGCAGGTCTGCGGGCTGTGGCCGTTCTCCTCCGGGGCGTCCTCACCCATGATCGGTGTCCCCCTTGGCCGTCATGAAGAGACCCAAGCGACGGTGTGCTGTGACCCGATCAGTTGGTTCCAACGGGCCCGGCTGATTTCCAACCCCTCGGCCTTCATCCTGGGCAAGCCCGGGCTCGGGAAGTCCACCGTCGTGCGGCGGATGTTCATCGGACTCTCCGCCCAAGGTGTTCACCCGTTGATCCTTGGTGACCTCAAAGGCGAACACGTCAAAGCAGTGAGGGCCTTGGGTGGTCAGGTGATCCGCCTTGGCCGCGGCGTGGGATACCTGAATATCCTCGACCCCGGCCAAGCCGTCGAAGCCGCCCAACTTTTGGAGGATCACGGCTACTTCGAGGACGCTGCCCGGGTCCGGGCCGACGCGCACGGACGGCGCCTGGCCATGGTCGTTTCACTGATCACCATCAGCCGGAACAACCCGCCCTCCGACCAGGAACAAACCATTCTGGACCGGGCGCTGCGGATCCTCGATGACCGGTTCGAGGGCGTGCCGGTGCTGAAGGATCTGCTAGAGGTCATCGTCTCGGCCCCTGAAGAGTTGCGGGAGGTCGCGCTCGACCGGGGTGACCTGGCCGTCTACCAACAGGAGACGCGGGCCTTGGAGGCCACCCTGCTGGGGCTGACCGGCGGTGGGAAGCTCGGGGAGATCTTCTCCCGGCACACGTCCGAGCCGATGTACCGTGACCGCGCCGTGGTCTTCGATGTCTCCAGTATTGATGAGACCGAAACGGACCTTCAAGCCGCGGTCCTACTGGCGTGCTGGTCCTACGGCTTCGGCACGGTCAACGTCGCCAACGCCCTGGCCGACGCCGGCCTGGAGCCCCGAAGGAACTACTTCGTCGTCCTGGACGAGCTGTGGCGTGCTTTGCGGGCCGGGAAAGGCATGGTGGACCGGGTGGACGCCCTGACCCGGCTGAACCGCTCCGTCGGTGTCGGGCAGATCATGATCTCCCACACCATGTCAGACCTGCTGGCCCTGCCGGCAGAAGAGGACCGGATGAAAGCCCGCGGGTTCGTCGAACGCTCCGGCATGGTGATCTGCGGCGGGCTCCCTGCCTCCGAAATGCCGCAACTGACCTCCGCCATTCCGCTCTCCCGTCAGGAGCAGCAGAAGCTCATCGGCTGGCAGGACCCCCCGGCGTGGGACTCCCGCGGCGCCGATGTCGAACCCCCGGGTCGGGGGAAGTTCCTCATCAAGGTCGGCGGCCGCCCCGGGATCCCCGTCCAGGTCTCCCTCACATCCTTGGAGACGGGCCCGGAAGGAGTGAACGACACCAACACCAAGTGGATTACTTCTCAGGAAATGCTGCTGCAGCCGGCCCCGGCCGTGATCGATGAAGGAGACACAGCATGA
- a CDS encoding PASTA domain-containing protein, producing the protein MKRLLVLVLVWTVMVGLTGCSILDQQTQAPPAGAVVSPTPKPAILVPDVVGKTYLEATEALSKAGFRTPVPHGRDGVRWDRSFPRKDDTVVATEPAAGSKTNEETIKVIVNSTEAEQLEAEKAAMEARRAASAAERLANRYKFSCGDGFATPDVYRSFREAWASPDYVTGRCSIEIDGLHPSTKQALVPSEQALIDLIASYGGDVSLPTAKVGEVMLMCARVERDFADQMVARMDWRRADIQGALSVCPDAPHAAVFREVLTAVKIGDGIKVVGQTMEPGTYKTKPGVTDCYWSRSTGGGDIIDNNFVGFAPDGVTVTVYTGEGFISQRCGVWTKIG; encoded by the coding sequence ATGAAGCGCTTGTTGGTACTAGTTCTGGTATGGACAGTCATGGTTGGTCTGACCGGCTGCTCGATTCTAGATCAGCAGACGCAGGCTCCACCTGCCGGCGCAGTCGTCAGTCCGACTCCCAAGCCTGCGATTCTCGTGCCGGATGTGGTGGGAAAGACATATCTGGAAGCCACCGAGGCTCTTTCCAAGGCCGGGTTCAGGACGCCTGTGCCGCACGGCAGGGACGGTGTCCGCTGGGACCGTTCGTTCCCGCGCAAAGACGACACAGTTGTGGCGACCGAACCGGCTGCGGGCTCTAAAACGAACGAGGAAACCATCAAAGTCATCGTCAACAGCACCGAGGCGGAACAGTTGGAAGCTGAGAAGGCCGCGATGGAAGCCCGGCGGGCCGCATCCGCCGCCGAGAGGCTTGCGAACAGATACAAATTCAGCTGCGGCGACGGCTTTGCCACACCGGACGTGTACAGGTCATTCAGAGAGGCTTGGGCAAGCCCTGACTACGTCACTGGCCGCTGCTCGATTGAAATTGATGGCCTGCACCCATCGACGAAGCAGGCATTGGTGCCGAGCGAGCAAGCATTGATTGACCTCATTGCGTCTTACGGTGGAGATGTCAGCCTTCCTACGGCTAAGGTCGGCGAGGTCATGCTGATGTGCGCAAGAGTGGAGCGAGACTTCGCAGACCAGATGGTCGCCAGAATGGACTGGCGCCGCGCAGACATTCAAGGGGCGCTCTCCGTCTGTCCCGACGCGCCTCATGCAGCCGTGTTCCGTGAGGTACTGACTGCGGTCAAAATCGGGGACGGCATCAAAGTTGTGGGCCAGACTATGGAACCAGGAACGTACAAGACCAAACCCGGGGTGACGGACTGCTATTGGTCACGATCAACCGGCGGCGGGGACATTATCGATAACAACTTCGTCGGCTTCGCCCCAGACGGCGTGACAGTCACTGTGTACACAGGGGAGGGCTTCATATCGCAGCGTTGCGGGGTGTGGACCAAGATCGGCTGA
- a CDS encoding DUF4913 domain-containing protein produces the protein MTIEIGRFSEAPGSDAEEPAADADEQSQPPQLVYGSAEEFLHEQLLPTYVRDVDGRAAKWCLEWYFHPEAVCRVEALWRAWEHLRLDGATGMSVWFRDHADHHMRVLLDPRGPFYKCDMEKHRDPEHLEPRKAPHGWFPDVRTIQP, from the coding sequence ATGACGATAGAAATCGGACGCTTCAGCGAAGCCCCCGGCTCGGACGCAGAGGAACCTGCTGCTGACGCCGATGAGCAGTCGCAGCCCCCGCAGCTGGTCTACGGCTCGGCCGAAGAGTTCCTCCACGAGCAGCTCCTCCCCACCTACGTCCGCGACGTCGACGGGCGGGCAGCGAAGTGGTGCCTGGAATGGTATTTCCACCCGGAAGCTGTCTGTCGTGTGGAGGCGCTCTGGCGGGCCTGGGAACATCTACGGCTCGACGGAGCCACGGGCATGAGCGTCTGGTTCAGAGACCACGCCGACCACCACATGCGCGTCCTCCTGGACCCGCGCGGACCGTTCTACAAATGCGACATGGAAAAGCACCGCGACCCCGAACACCTCGAACCCCGCAAAGCACCCCACGGCTGGTTCCCCGACGTCAGAACCATCCAGCCATGA
- a CDS encoding FAD-binding oxidoreductase — MSSKLATPLSIQGEVIYPDDSGFDAIANIWDGRHLQRPSLIARCLSAGDVAKSVRYACDNGLEISVRSGGHNPNGYATNDGGIVLDLRLMNSIHIDTAGSRARIGGGVISGDLVKEAAKFGLAAVTGMHPKVGFCGLALNGGVGFLTPKYGLASDNILGATLVTATGDVIYCSDDERPELFWAVRGAGPNFGVVTEVEVQLYELPRKMLAGFITWAPSVSELAGLLTSLLDALNEMADHIYPSVFVGVDENRAPSVTVCVGHLGGLDIAERDIARLRGLGRTVSDSIAVRSYDEVVALNAEVGSFEDGMSNLWIDREIAMPNARFAEAIAGNLDKFVSEPASGGSVKLEIEGMPFGNPKRTPARHRDAMGVLALAEWSGAAPGSEKYPELARELDAALLRAGVTTSGFGLLNNNSEVTAEMVAEVYKPEVYCRLAAVKREYDPENRFRHNYNIDPEGS; from the coding sequence ATTTGCAGCGGCCGTCGCTAATTGCCCGGTGTCTGAGTGCGGGCGACGTTGCGAAGTCCGTCCGCTACGCATGTGACAACGGCCTGGAGATCTCGGTTCGATCCGGTGGCCACAATCCGAATGGCTATGCGACCAACGACGGTGGCATCGTCTTGGACCTCAGACTCATGAACAGCATCCACATCGACACCGCCGGGAGTCGCGCGCGGATCGGGGGTGGCGTAATCAGTGGCGATCTCGTGAAGGAGGCGGCCAAATTCGGTCTAGCGGCAGTCACCGGCATGCATCCTAAGGTCGGGTTCTGTGGACTAGCGCTCAATGGGGGCGTCGGCTTCCTCACCCCCAAATATGGTCTCGCCAGTGACAATATCTTGGGAGCGACTCTGGTGACCGCAACTGGTGACGTTATCTACTGCTCTGATGATGAACGCCCGGAATTGTTCTGGGCGGTTAGAGGTGCGGGCCCCAACTTCGGTGTCGTCACAGAGGTCGAGGTCCAGCTCTACGAGCTACCGAGGAAGATGCTCGCCGGATTCATTACCTGGGCCCCCTCGGTCAGCGAACTCGCAGGGCTCCTGACATCCCTCCTTGATGCGCTCAACGAAATGGCGGATCACATCTACCCCAGCGTTTTCGTCGGCGTGGACGAAAACAGGGCACCTTCCGTTACGGTATGCGTGGGGCACCTCGGAGGGCTCGATATCGCTGAACGGGACATAGCACGGCTTCGGGGTCTGGGTCGGACGGTGTCCGATTCGATCGCCGTCCGATCATATGACGAGGTAGTGGCTCTTAACGCTGAGGTGGGCAGTTTCGAGGACGGAATGTCCAATCTCTGGATCGACCGGGAGATCGCGATGCCGAACGCTCGTTTCGCCGAAGCGATTGCAGGCAATCTTGACAAGTTTGTTAGTGAACCCGCAAGCGGAGGCTCCGTCAAACTGGAGATCGAGGGAATGCCGTTCGGAAACCCCAAGAGGACGCCCGCTAGACATCGCGATGCGATGGGCGTGCTGGCCCTGGCGGAATGGAGCGGGGCGGCTCCTGGAAGTGAAAAGTACCCCGAGTTGGCACGTGAACTGGACGCCGCGCTCCTTCGCGCAGGCGTGACGACTTCTGGGTTTGGACTGCTAAACAACAACTCAGAGGTCACAGCAGAGATGGTCGCTGAAGTTTATAAGCCGGAAGTTTATTGTCGTCTTGCGGCAGTCAAACGTGAATACGACCCTGAGAACCGTTTTCGTCACAACTACAATATAGATCCCGAGGGATCTTGA
- a CDS encoding APC family permease, which yields MSESSLTLPGRKGLRARDTVAMCTPLLNVVFVVAGSTAGALGIWGAAVVCIVLAVVSLLQNYLFAEMAAMFPGKPGGVALFAAEAWKQFSPLLASVAAFGYWCGWGLSLSLASLQIGQIVTAQWFPAATNLDVNLGIASIGLPQILAAAVMITAVGANLLGLNATVNLNKVVAAAMVFVLAGLLVPPVIFTEWSTASFSFNLLGEGSSVVSVLVWMYVGAWSIYGSELCATFAPEYRRPVRDVKRALKTMAMIYILVYALVPIITAGAIGEQGVVTDPVNFGVNFYSQMLGEPAGGVVAVILVVATFAALLSSSADASHALKGLAQEKLTISQLAHTNRRGAPSGALVFTLVVNLVVLFFVGNIVAIIIAANLGYMISVTLATAGFLIMRKTHAHIPRPIKLGRYWVPVAVAVTAFNATILIAGAFNPGLAAGGQGTEILIALLLLLLGGLFYWVRWRFQATKVADYKRHSAQ from the coding sequence ATGTCTGAGTCCTCGCTAACTCTTCCTGGGCGGAAGGGCCTGCGGGCCCGCGATACCGTTGCTATGTGTACACCCCTCTTGAACGTCGTTTTTGTCGTCGCTGGGTCAACGGCCGGGGCACTCGGCATTTGGGGTGCCGCGGTGGTGTGCATTGTGCTTGCCGTGGTATCACTGTTGCAGAACTATCTTTTTGCAGAAATGGCTGCAATGTTCCCCGGCAAACCAGGTGGGGTCGCTCTGTTCGCAGCGGAAGCCTGGAAACAATTCTCTCCATTGCTTGCATCGGTTGCCGCGTTTGGATATTGGTGCGGCTGGGGGCTGTCTCTGTCTCTGGCTTCTTTGCAGATCGGCCAAATTGTCACAGCGCAATGGTTCCCCGCAGCCACGAACCTCGACGTTAATCTGGGCATTGCCTCCATAGGTCTACCCCAGATACTGGCGGCAGCAGTTATGATCACGGCCGTGGGTGCCAACCTCTTGGGACTGAACGCCACCGTAAACCTGAATAAGGTGGTCGCCGCGGCCATGGTCTTCGTCCTGGCCGGATTGCTCGTACCGCCGGTGATCTTCACTGAATGGTCGACTGCGAGCTTCAGCTTTAATCTTCTCGGCGAAGGAAGCAGCGTAGTGTCCGTGCTGGTTTGGATGTACGTGGGTGCTTGGTCGATTTACGGCAGCGAGCTATGCGCCACTTTTGCCCCCGAGTACCGCCGGCCCGTGCGTGATGTCAAGCGTGCGCTCAAGACCATGGCGATGATTTATATTTTGGTCTACGCACTTGTACCGATAATCACCGCCGGCGCGATTGGGGAGCAGGGAGTCGTCACCGATCCGGTGAACTTCGGTGTCAATTTCTACTCGCAGATGCTCGGTGAGCCCGCCGGCGGAGTAGTAGCGGTCATTCTGGTTGTTGCCACCTTTGCCGCACTCTTGTCTTCTTCGGCGGATGCCTCCCACGCTCTCAAGGGCCTTGCCCAAGAGAAGCTGACCATCAGTCAGCTCGCACACACGAACCGGCGGGGTGCTCCGTCTGGCGCATTGGTCTTCACGCTGGTCGTAAACCTCGTTGTGCTCTTCTTTGTGGGCAACATAGTGGCAATAATTATCGCCGCCAACCTTGGCTACATGATTTCCGTTACCCTTGCCACGGCCGGCTTCCTGATCATGCGCAAAACTCACGCTCACATTCCGCGCCCCATCAAACTGGGACGTTACTGGGTCCCTGTCGCAGTCGCGGTTACAGCTTTCAACGCAACCATCCTCATAGCCGGCGCATTCAATCCGGGTCTTGCCGCCGGTGGCCAGGGAACGGAAATCCTCATCGCCCTCCTCCTACTTCTTCTCGGCGGCCTGTTTTACTGGGTTCGGTGGCGCTTCCAGGCAACTAAAGTTGCTGATTACAAGAGGCACTCGGCCCAATAG
- a CDS encoding type IV secretory system conjugative DNA transfer family protein: MSAPNRKGIGAGDALLVWLAIGFIVVVGGGTYAALHLGSRWAGIAAPPAHPVDLIAGLVKGRVQWPPEATVVVCIIVGVVLALAVVVLMAWRKGAARRARVDKAARYLGRGKALDAFSERGAAAKAERLGITDNPGIVVGKVVSTGQKFVQSWEDLSLDIWGPRTGKSTSRVMPAILDAPGAVVSTSNKRDVVDGTRGVRETVAPVWVFDPQKIAQEEPGWWWNPLSYVTDEEKAYKLTQHFAVGSRVPGSKPDAYFDPKAEDILSSYFLAAALGGLPITKVYLWVTEQVSQEPIEILREHDYELQYKGLESTLKLADKQRDGIFGTAEKMIQCLKSRNTLRWVAPTGGATVASDARQQFNPHAFAASQETIYILSKEGAGSAAPLTTALTVAIAEAMEERAERSGGRLPQPALFALDELANVVRWAGLPDQFSHYGSKGLIVMGILQSWSQGVELWGEPNMRKIWSAANVKVYGGGVAEEGFLRALSDLIGDYSYINVSVSSGKTGSSRSRQESKERIFDVSNLAELDRGRAVVLASGAPATLVRTMPWYTGPHKDAVEASITKYSPQPEDEPRPVATARATNPWVTGSGSMA; the protein is encoded by the coding sequence ATGAGCGCACCCAACCGTAAAGGAATCGGAGCCGGCGACGCGCTGTTGGTGTGGCTGGCCATCGGCTTCATCGTCGTTGTCGGTGGCGGCACCTACGCCGCGCTGCACCTCGGCTCACGGTGGGCCGGCATCGCCGCACCACCGGCGCACCCCGTTGACCTGATCGCGGGACTGGTCAAGGGCCGCGTGCAATGGCCTCCGGAGGCCACCGTTGTTGTCTGCATCATTGTCGGGGTCGTGCTTGCCTTGGCGGTCGTCGTGCTTATGGCCTGGCGCAAGGGTGCGGCCCGACGTGCCCGGGTTGATAAAGCGGCCCGGTATCTGGGGCGCGGGAAGGCGCTGGACGCTTTTTCGGAAAGAGGAGCGGCGGCCAAAGCCGAGCGGCTGGGGATCACGGACAATCCGGGGATCGTCGTGGGCAAGGTGGTTTCCACCGGGCAGAAGTTCGTCCAGTCTTGGGAAGACCTGTCCCTGGACATCTGGGGACCCCGGACAGGTAAATCGACCTCGCGGGTGATGCCGGCCATCCTGGACGCACCTGGCGCGGTGGTGTCGACGTCGAACAAGCGTGATGTCGTGGACGGCACCCGCGGTGTCCGGGAAACCGTGGCGCCGGTGTGGGTGTTCGATCCGCAGAAGATCGCGCAGGAAGAACCGGGCTGGTGGTGGAACCCCCTGTCCTACGTCACGGACGAAGAAAAAGCCTACAAACTCACTCAGCACTTCGCGGTCGGCTCCCGCGTCCCCGGATCCAAACCCGATGCCTACTTCGACCCCAAGGCCGAAGACATCCTGTCCTCTTACTTCCTCGCAGCAGCGCTTGGTGGGTTGCCGATCACCAAGGTCTATTTGTGGGTGACGGAGCAGGTCAGCCAGGAACCCATCGAAATCCTCCGCGAGCATGACTACGAGCTGCAGTACAAAGGACTGGAATCCACGCTGAAGCTGGCCGACAAGCAGCGTGACGGGATCTTCGGCACCGCCGAGAAAATGATCCAGTGCCTCAAAAGCCGCAACACCCTCCGCTGGGTCGCCCCCACAGGCGGTGCAACCGTCGCCAGTGATGCGCGGCAGCAGTTCAACCCGCACGCCTTCGCCGCCTCCCAAGAGACGATCTACATTCTCTCCAAGGAAGGAGCCGGATCGGCTGCGCCGCTCACCACGGCACTGACCGTGGCGATCGCCGAAGCCATGGAAGAACGCGCAGAACGCTCCGGCGGGCGCCTTCCCCAGCCGGCGCTGTTCGCCCTGGACGAGCTGGCCAACGTCGTCCGCTGGGCCGGGCTACCGGACCAGTTCAGCCACTACGGCTCCAAAGGCCTGATCGTCATGGGCATCCTGCAGTCCTGGTCCCAAGGCGTGGAACTCTGGGGCGAGCCGAACATGCGGAAAATCTGGTCAGCCGCCAACGTGAAGGTCTACGGCGGCGGTGTCGCCGAAGAAGGCTTCCTCCGCGCACTCTCGGACCTGATCGGGGACTACAGCTACATCAACGTCTCCGTCTCCTCCGGGAAAACCGGGTCCAGCCGGTCCCGGCAGGAATCAAAGGAACGCATCTTTGATGTCTCCAACCTCGCAGAGCTGGACCGGGGCCGCGCCGTCGTCCTCGCCTCCGGCGCACCCGCCACCCTGGTCCGGACCATGCCCTGGTACACCGGCCCGCACAAGGACGCCGTGGAAGCCTCCATCACGAAGTACAGCCCGCAACCGGAAGACGAACCGCGGCCGGTGGCAACGGCGCGGGCAACCAATCCGTGGGTGACCGGGTCGGGGAGCATGGCATGA